In the Topomyia yanbarensis strain Yona2022 chromosome 3, ASM3024719v1, whole genome shotgun sequence genome, one interval contains:
- the LOC131688754 gene encoding ceramide phosphoethanolamine synthase gives MVGPSSQISKLLLTLLFLLIIFFIWMDVNLYIRIQDYPIRDNEIRLLNGSTVLKPTLPVTSPYATSAIPHRQPDVAARYEEVAWVSCDLNPLCDVTVKAMMLDHTNHYLFAPMATLADNLAGFSKGDLITPNMISFFHVFVAIASGRMIASDSLGYRRIGVVLFQFRTFLDDLDGHVARAKKHIRGERSDIGSAGYYIDGICDGLGCIALMIGVFIFLKNNPPRRGYTQLQSIIPVTESKSSESGVIYKVKVTTKKVVRKVLCYSGILLLSSTGWNRYIAIYQDMLEREDVTPTQFLHQESVFRSTGFFFICWLWRIFNVHALLHFLLLSIFCDKLWEYLRMIQYAGFVTLLVIISVAEMHLLGVQNFIYKSLTGNNTSL, from the coding sequence ATGGTCGGTCCCAGTTCGCAAATCAGCAAACTTCTGCTGACGTTGCTTTTCCTACTGATTATCTTCTTCATTTGGATGGATGTGAATCTGTACATTCGCATCCAGGACTACCCCATCCGGGACAATGAGATTCGGCTGCTGAATGGTAGTACGGTTCTGAAACCAACCCTGCCGGTAACATCACCCTACGCAACATCGGCGATACCACACCGACAGCCGGACGTTGCTGCCAGGTACGAGGAAGTCGCTTGGGTATCCTGCGATCTGAATCCACTATGTGACGTGACGGTGAAGGCGATGATGTTGGATCACACCAACCATTATCTGTTTGCGCCGATGGCAACTCTGGCGGACAATCTGGCCGGGTTTTCCAAGGGTGATCTGATAACGCCTAATATGATCTCCTTTTTCCACGTATTTGTGGCTATTGCATCAGGACGGATGATTGCTTCTGATTCACTGGGTTATCGAAGAATTGGAGTAGTGCTGTTCCAGTTTCGAACGTTCCTAGATGATTTAGATGGGCACGTGGCCCGAGCTAAGAAGCATATCCGAGGCGAACGATCGGACATTGGCTCGGCCGGTTATTATATCGATGGAATCTGTGATGGACTAGGTTGCATCGCACTGATGATTGGGGTGTTTATCTTTCTGAAGAATAATCCTCCACGAAGAGGATACACGCAGCTGCAGTCGATTATCCCGGTGACGGAATCGAAGAGCTCGGAGTCGGGCGTGATCTACAAGGTCAAGGTGACAACCAAAAAGGTTGTTCGAAAGGTCCTTTGCTACAGCGGCATTCTGTTGTTAAGTTCCACCGGATGGAACCGATATATTGCCATCTACCAGGATATGCTCGAACGAGAGGACGTCACTCCGACGCAGTTCCTTCACCAGGAGTCGGTGTTTCGGTCGACCGGTTTCTTCTTCATCTGTTGGCTGTGGCGAATATTCAATGTACACGCCCTGCTTCACTTTCTGCTGCTGAGCATCTTCTGTGATAAACTGTGGGAGTACCTGCGAATGATCCAGTACGCCGGTTTTGTCACGCTGCTGGTTATTATCAGTGTGGCTGAGATGCACCTCCTTGGGGTGCAAAATTTTATCTATAAATCGCTGACTGGTAACAATACATCGTTGTGA